Proteins encoded within one genomic window of Saccharopolyspora pogona:
- a CDS encoding ABC transporter ATP-binding protein — MSVLRTTGLSKSYGRKQALRDCTVELPEGKVIGLVGANSGGKSTFLGLAAGLIRPSAGRVQVFGDEVRGRLHPDAAYLPQHRPLYKDFTIAEMIRTVGAVNQRWSPERVEEALAAHPEMDRSSRVSSLSQGMRTQLALALSLGRLPKLLLLDEPMSDLDPLAREDFLRLVMTDVAERGMTVVLSSHSLGELRDVCDHLMLLHAGQVLLNGDVEEILDDHLNVIGPADDGSSVTGTVIHTRRTGRQQRSLVRTPGSLAAGWEGQRPELEGLVTDYLRARQGSR; from the coding sequence ATGAGCGTGTTGCGCACCACCGGGTTGTCCAAGAGCTACGGCCGGAAGCAGGCGCTCCGGGACTGCACCGTCGAACTGCCCGAGGGAAAGGTGATCGGGCTGGTCGGCGCGAACAGCGGGGGCAAGAGCACCTTTCTCGGGCTGGCGGCCGGACTGATCCGGCCGTCGGCCGGGCGGGTGCAGGTGTTCGGTGACGAGGTGCGCGGCCGCCTGCACCCGGACGCGGCGTACCTGCCGCAGCACCGCCCGCTGTACAAGGACTTCACCATCGCGGAGATGATCCGGACGGTGGGCGCCGTGAACCAGCGGTGGTCGCCGGAGCGGGTGGAGGAGGCCCTGGCCGCGCACCCGGAGATGGATCGCAGCAGCCGCGTCAGTTCGTTGTCGCAGGGCATGCGCACCCAGCTCGCGCTCGCGCTCAGCCTCGGCCGGCTGCCGAAGCTGCTGCTGCTCGACGAGCCGATGTCGGATCTCGATCCGCTCGCCCGGGAGGACTTCCTCCGGCTGGTGATGACCGATGTCGCCGAGCGCGGGATGACGGTGGTGCTGTCCTCGCACTCGCTCGGTGAACTGCGCGACGTGTGCGATCACCTCATGCTGCTGCACGCCGGGCAGGTGCTGCTCAACGGTGATGTCGAGGAGATCCTCGACGACCACCTCAACGTCATCGGCCCGGCCGACGACGGATCCTCGGTCACCGGCACGGTGATCCACACGAGGCGAACGGGCCGGCAGCAGCGCTCGCTTGTGCGCACCCCCGGCTCGCTCGCGGCGGGCTGGGAGGGGCAGCGGCCGGAGCTCGAAGGGCTCGTGACGGACTACCTGCGGGCTCGGCAGGGAAGTCGCTGA
- a CDS encoding GntR family transcriptional regulator yields MIEFRIDRRSGVSTYVQIIQQVKQAMRLGLLGPGDRLPTAREVVEATAVNPNTVLKAYRELERDGLVEARRGVGTFVTRSLASELTAVEAPLRRDLEDWMSRAKSGGLAVEAVDAVYVAVRDEHFHVEGPNAS; encoded by the coding sequence ATGATCGAGTTCCGGATCGACCGTCGTTCCGGGGTCTCCACGTACGTCCAGATCATCCAGCAGGTCAAACAGGCCATGCGGTTGGGCCTGCTGGGGCCCGGTGATCGACTGCCCACGGCGCGTGAGGTGGTGGAGGCGACGGCGGTCAATCCGAACACGGTGCTCAAGGCGTACCGCGAACTCGAACGCGACGGACTGGTCGAGGCCAGGCGCGGGGTGGGAACTTTCGTGACGCGTTCGCTGGCGAGCGAGCTGACCGCCGTCGAAGCGCCGTTGCGACGCGATCTGGAGGACTGGATGAGCCGCGCGAAGAGCGGTGGTCTCGCCGTTGAGGCCGTCGACGCGGTCTATGTTGCCGTCCGAGACGAGCATTTCCACGTTGAGGGGCCGAACGCATCATGA
- a CDS encoding DUF3039 domain-containing protein encodes MDCFILAVLSSDASPVGRNEFECAPQRTELSSELPAGVVKSSSILLLYAPSWREEVVHWAKPTEPTKPFGNGTVVPGLCGAIGWGPRDRPPDGWPMCAECIEIANEEST; translated from the coding sequence GTGGACTGCTTCATCCTCGCGGTGCTCAGCAGCGATGCGTCTCCGGTGGGGCGGAACGAGTTCGAGTGCGCGCCGCAGCGGACGGAGCTCTCATCCGAGCTTCCGGCGGGCGTCGTCAAGTCGTCGAGCATTTTGCTGCTCTACGCGCCGTCGTGGCGCGAAGAGGTCGTTCATTGGGCGAAGCCCACCGAGCCGACGAAGCCGTTCGGCAATGGGACGGTCGTACCGGGGCTCTGCGGTGCGATCGGGTGGGGACCGCGCGATCGTCCGCCGGACGGATGGCCGATGTGCGCAGAGTGCATCGAGATCGCGAACGAGGAGAGCACCTAG
- a CDS encoding helix-turn-helix domain-containing protein: MTDELAGRTIGERIQIIRERRGKSRPVVAGLVGRSAEWLKAVEKGRLHPPRWEKLVQLADALGVQDLRELTGEKPPTTMVGRGSHDAVPAMREAIEETMLSVSPEPRPDPADLHRRTADAWALWHSSPTPRKSVGRILPQIIRDARRATRVLEGDERRQAHAALSAAYALAEQALAWVSDSALLWLSADRCMASAEQADDPAALAGAAWVVGNVWRATGREDDAYRLVTDAAGLLEPYLDSSGDNARALWGSCRLHAAITAARMGREGDALRNLDQADDMAARLPGGYAHPWTLFGRANTDLTGVSVQVDLRKSGRAIDTAEQIDPDSVPSVDRRARLWLETARAYHQRKDYTATLHVLQRATKVSEESMRCHPMSRGIAGDLVTSGGRMVQSEARGLARQLGLTV; this comes from the coding sequence GTGACGGACGAACTTGCAGGCAGGACGATCGGCGAACGCATTCAGATCATCCGGGAGCGGCGTGGCAAGTCGCGGCCGGTTGTGGCCGGGCTCGTTGGCCGGTCTGCCGAGTGGCTCAAGGCGGTTGAGAAGGGCAGGCTTCATCCGCCGCGCTGGGAGAAGCTCGTGCAGCTCGCCGATGCGCTCGGTGTGCAGGACTTGAGAGAGCTGACCGGTGAGAAGCCGCCGACGACGATGGTCGGTCGGGGCTCGCACGATGCGGTTCCGGCTATGCGCGAAGCGATCGAAGAGACGATGCTCAGCGTCTCGCCGGAGCCTCGTCCGGACCCAGCTGATTTGCACCGGCGTACCGCCGATGCGTGGGCGCTCTGGCACTCGTCGCCGACTCCGCGCAAATCCGTTGGCAGGATCCTGCCGCAGATCATCCGGGACGCCCGTCGGGCAACTCGCGTTCTCGAAGGCGATGAGCGTAGACAGGCCCACGCTGCGCTGTCGGCGGCCTACGCCCTGGCGGAGCAGGCGCTCGCCTGGGTGTCAGATTCAGCGTTGCTGTGGTTGTCGGCGGATCGCTGCATGGCCTCGGCTGAACAAGCCGACGACCCCGCAGCGCTGGCTGGTGCCGCGTGGGTGGTCGGCAACGTGTGGCGAGCGACCGGCCGTGAAGATGATGCCTATCGCTTGGTCACCGACGCTGCAGGGCTGCTGGAGCCGTACTTGGACAGCAGCGGGGACAACGCCCGCGCATTGTGGGGCTCATGCCGGCTGCACGCGGCGATCACGGCTGCCCGTATGGGGCGAGAAGGGGACGCGCTGCGGAACCTCGATCAGGCGGACGACATGGCCGCGCGATTGCCCGGTGGATACGCGCACCCGTGGACGCTGTTCGGTCGCGCCAATACGGACCTCACCGGGGTGTCCGTCCAGGTCGACCTGCGGAAGTCCGGGCGGGCGATCGACACTGCTGAGCAGATTGATCCGGATTCGGTGCCCTCCGTGGATCGTCGGGCTCGGTTGTGGCTGGAGACGGCGCGGGCGTATCACCAGCGCAAGGACTACACGGCGACGCTGCACGTGTTGCAGCGGGCGACGAAGGTCTCCGAGGAGTCCATGCGGTGCCACCCGATGTCGCGGGGCATTGCCGGGGATCTGGTGACCTCTGGCGGACGCATGGTGCAGTCGGAGGCGCGGGGGCTGGCCCGCCAGCTGGGCTTGACCGTGTAA